In Candidatus Margulisiibacteriota bacterium, the genomic window ATACGCCAAAGATTATTCAGACACGAAAGTAATTTCGGTTATCCCCGATGGTTCGGGCAATTTTACAATAAACACTTACGAACTTTACTTTTATCATAAGAACGACAACTGGGTGGAAATCGGCGGCAAACCGGCTTTCATTGTCGGGGTTAAAAGGCAGAATCCGGACGATTACGGCACCGCTGAAGCGGCGACCGCGATCTGGGACAACGGCTATCTGACAATCGACCTCAATCTGGTCGTGGGCGGCGGACCGCTGGAAGGCGCCAGTCAGATTGCCGGGGTGGTGACCGCTGAAGCTAATGGCGATCCTATCGCAGGGGCGCTGTTGTCGGAAGATTCGAATGGGAAATCAACTGTCAGCGGAGCTGATGGGGCATACCTCTTCCCTGGGGATTTTGCGGCGGGATCAACGGTTGGCGTTGCCTGTAGCGCTGTTTCTTACGATTCCGCCAATAAAAATACGTCGCCATTAGTTGCCAATCAGGTTACCTGGGTAAACTTCGCGCTGGCGGGAGGCGGAATTGTTGATACCGGACTAATCCAGGGAACGGATATTATTCGCGTGACAGATGATAAAGATTCGAACATAAAAATAACTTGGGGATATAAGTCAGGTTCTGGAATAGTTGCGGCCGATATTTGGTGGTTGCAAGGGACCTATAAAGAAATGTCTTCTAATACAAATGATTGGCAGCCGGCACCGTCAGGACAAAATCTAAGTGATGGGGTGACCGGTTGGCAGGCGGGCAATGCGGTAAAGGTAATGGATGGGAATAACGCGTATTATCGAATTGTTCCAGCTGGAACAGTTCAAGCAGAAATTTTAAATCCACTTAACAACTCAAGAACACTTGGCAAGGTTGATCTCCCGCTGTATAAGGGAACTACTTTGAAATTTACCAGATTTTCAATGCCTTTAATTCCAAAAAGCATTGAATGGAAGAATATTATTGGTGATCAATTGCAGGCGAACGCGACTCCTGCTGATGCCGACCAAATCCTGCAATGGCATGGAACTGGCTGGAATTCCTTGTACTACAAATCTGCTGTCGATGGGTATGTGTTATTAAGCGGGGCTTCATATAAATTCTCTTTTGGCGAAGGTTATTCATTAAGGGTCCCTGGCAGAGCCGGACAAGTTCCATCCTTTATTACTATTGTTGGAGATGTCAAGCAGGACCAATTTAGTATTGCCAGCAACTTTAAAAATTTGGCAATAACAAAATATACAATATTTGCCCACCCCTTTCCCAAAACGTACACTCTAGATAATGCGGGATTTGCCAGCTCCGGAGCGGTTGCTAATGATACGCCAGCAAACGCTGACCAGATCAATCTTTGGAATGGGACCGGATGGGTTACAATGTACTTGAGCACGACTGGTTGGCAACAGCTGGGGCTAACTAGTTTTCAGTTTGTGCCGACAATTGGGTATACGTATAGAAAGGGCGATTCTAATACAAGTAGCGGGTTTAATTGGACATTGAGTCCGGTTTATTAGGAAAAGGAGAGAAACATGAAAAAAACAATGAATAAAAGTTGGGTGAAAATAGGGTTATTGGTTGCTGTTATAGGGCTCACTTCGTCAATGGTCAATGCTACGGGTTATTATTTCCATTTAAAAAACCCGAATTTCGCATATCAGAAAAATGGGACAACGAAAATACCAACGACAGCACCAAATGATGTTGTGCAAGTGGTTACTGGTGCCATTTCCGCCCCAGGCAATAATGGCGAAGTAAAGGCTGGCCAAACAGTTGTTTATTCCGGCCAAATTGGTGACGGCGGCAAAGGGGATGGTGAGTTTGAATACTCATATGGATTAGGCGACTCACAGCCAATATTTTTAAGGATTTGGCCAGATGGGGCGGCGCAAGGAAAGACTTATGGAGAGACGAGCCAGTTATCTACATCAGCCGCGGGTGACAACCAAAAAGAAGATGCGATTTCTTCAATTACTTGTAATAGAAAATTAGCCGCCCCTCCGGCCGTTGATGTTTCGGTCGGTAGCTACGCCCTGACTTATACAGGAGGCAAATATTTGCCTTCTTTTGTCGTTACTCCGACGAATGCCTCGGGGGGATATATAAAAGACTCATCGGATGACACTTATATTTATTACACATCGATAGCTTACGAAATAACAAAGAGTGTTGGGGGAGCTCCTGACTGGACAATAAAGAAGCCGCCTTACTCGTCTGGCAGTATCCAGGAAAACGACGCTCTTAACCCTTATTATTTGATGGGAGGGGAATATTTTGCTAGAGCTATCGCGACGAATGGCATTGGTGCGGGACCAACCCCCAGTCCAGGATTCAAATTTACTATCCCAGCTGGCGATGGGATCGGCGGCCCGATCACTATTATTTATAATCTGACCAAGCCGGTCGGCAAGAGTGGCATCAACACCATTTCTCTGCCGTTTAATTTTGCGAGCGGCGTGACCGATGAGGCCACCGCCGTTATTACAACCGTGGACAGTTTGATCAAGAGTATCAATGCCGCTTACGTCGCGGCTAACCCGGCCAATACCGACGCGGTCACGGTTTTCGGCTGGTATGATGAAACGACCCAGACCCATGTCGGTCTGACCGGGATTGTTTATAGCGCGGGGAATATTGACGCCTCGTCCAAATACACCGGGGCGGCAAACATTGCCGCGATAACTGGCGCCGCGCTGGATAAAGGACGCTCCTACCAGGTAACGGTCAAATATGACAATGTGCTTACTTACAAGCTGACTGGAACGGTTAAATAAAAAGGAATTAGGAATGGCAAAGTTGGCTAAAAATATATTATTGGTCCTGTTGTTGGCGGCCTGCCTGCCGCTGGCGGCAACCGCCGCCCAGTCGCCGACCCCATACCCGGTCGCCTACTGGGTCAACGGCGCCCTGCAGAAGGACGCGAGCTCTCTTCCGCCGACCCTCGACGGCTTTAAGCTCTACTTTTACAAGGCGCCGGGTAATGGCTTTGTCCCGACCTTTGACTACGCGGTCGCCAGCTCCGATGCCAGCGGCAACTTCTCAATCAACGCCCTGGAAGACTTAAGCCTTACACCGCTGGCCGCGGCGACCTATTATTTCGGGGTGGAGAAGAAGGAGTTTACCGTCGGTGGAGTAAAACGGAGCTGGGGGATCAACGAGACCGCAGTCGACCTTTCTCAGGCGGATATTAACAGCGGCTATAAAAATATAGCTGAATCTTTGACCACCTTAGTAGAAGGAGCGGGCTTAACCCCGTCCGGCGAAACATCAGGCTTGACAATATTTAGGGCGGGGGATACAAAAGATTCTAATATTCTTATAGCATGGGATACAAAAATATTTTTAACCCCCCCCAATATTTATGCGAGGACCGGGGATGGCAATGGACTATATGTTAGCGATTATGACGCGAAATGGGTTAGAGCTTTTGACGGGACAACTGTTTTGGGTGGATTACCAGCGGAATTAGGCTCTTTTAAGGTTGATCCTCTAATACCTAATACTTTGGTTCATGAGAAACAAGTTGGATCAGGAAGTGTTGAGGTTTACTATAAAGCATATCTTGGCGCAACCAATCCGCCTACCGGGGCCGATCTTGCTGCCTTTAGTTCTGCGCCGGCAGTTGGCAAGCTAATCGTTGTTGCTTACGGCAGTAAGAAAAACAACGCGATTGGTATTCCATTTGTTGTTTCTTCAGGTAAAATAGACGATGTTTTGTCAACGACTTTGCAACAAAAAGACATTGAATATTTAAAGTTTGACAGCAGCACCCAGCAATATGCTGGCGGTTATTATGACAGCGGCTGGAAGGGGACGGCGATAACTTTATCGCAGGGGGATGGGATTTGGATTTATAACCCGATCACCGGTAGCGATATTGTTATGACCATTGTTGGCAATGTTCCCAAAAAAGGACTAGCAGTTAGCTGCACGATTTTTGGGCCGAAAAAAAATAATAAAATTGCCTTACCCCATCCGCAAGGGGCGGCCTTAACCTTGTCTGGCCTGGATCCCTTAGCTGGCTCTGAAATATTGATATTTGACAACTTTAATCAAACATATACTGGAACTTATGTTGATAGTGGAAATTGGAAGTCTGATTTGTGGGTAAAACCGGGCAAAGGATTTTGGTATTATAATTTGAATGGAACCTTTGACTGGAGCACTATGGTGAAAAAATGAACATCTTGAATAAGGGGGAAAATATTATGTGGAAATATAAAAACCGATTGTTAAGGAGGGTAGCTGTATTATTTGTTCTAGCTTTTTTCGCAAATAGTGCTTTTGCGCAATTAACGATAAAAAACCCAGTTGTCAAGGATCTTAGCGGAGCATCAGTGAACAATACGCCAGTTGTGCTAATCTATGGGAATAGTACTGCTACCCCCTCACCAGTAGCTTCCCCATATTATTCTGGAACATTGTATAAAACGTATACTACAAACAGCTCGGGGATTGCCGTTTTTACTGATCAAGAATCGGCTTTAAATACTAATATCTATATGAAGGCTTGGAAGGGAACTCCGGGGCCAGATTCATATTATGGCTTTTATGGCCCAACAAATACAGATTCAGCTACGATTCTTAAACGATGGGATGATCCAGTCATAACGACAAATTATAAGGCAGCTGCCCCATATGGGCCGAAAATAACTAAATTTGAAGAAAGTACTGTTACTTTGACCGATGGTTCTTCCCCATCGGCGACACTAAAAGTGTATTCTGGCCAGCCGACAGCCACTGATGGTCTTAGGGAATTAACTAAGTATGCATGGAAAATGTGGATAAAAGGGACAGCAAAGCCAGCAACGGATCTTGCAGGACAAACTGAGGCAACGCTTTCATTACCTTCTTCACAGGTTAGTGCTGGTACAACCTATATTTTTCAGGCAATGCATGGTAACCCTTGGGGGGATGCTTGGGGGGAAGAGAAAGAATACACTGTTGGTGGCGGTGGTGTTGGCGGTGGCGGGACCGTGACCTACGCGCTGAAAGCGGGGATCAACGGAATGGGCTTGCCGTTTGGCGGCTCAATGAACGTCGCGGTCAACGGCGGGACTCCAGTCGCGGTTGATAGCGTGCAAAAGCTTGTGACCGCGGTTGGCGGCGTGACCGCCATCTCGGTGTGGGACGCGGTCGGACAGAAGTTAGGCGGCGCTACGTTTGACGGCTCCGGCAACGTTACCTTCCAGACCCCCGGCTTTGACCTGAACGGGGCCTTGACCGCCGGAACAGCATTATATATCTCGGTCGGCGCAGACAGCAGCGTGACTTTGAGCAAATAGGAATAAAATGAGCAGAAAAGAACTGTTGGAAAAAGAGTTAAACAGCTTTGTTGATAAGGCAAAGCAAAAATATCAACCGAAAAAGATTGTTTTGTTTGGCTCAATGGCTGGCGGCAAGGTAAACGAGAAAAGTGATATCGATGTTTTAATGATAGCGGAATCGAAAAGCGGCTTTTGGGAGAGAATGAAGGAAGTCTCCGGCATTTCCAGTCGCTTGGTGGGGATGGATATCTTGTTTTATACGCCAGGCGAGTACATAAAACTTATTAACAACAGGACATTCATTAGGAACGAAATAGAAGAAAAAGGGAAAATTATTTATGAATCAAAGTCTGCCTGAAGAGGTTGTTAACTGGCTATTCTATGCCGATGAGGACCTTTCCGCGGCGCAGATAATGATGAGAGAGAAAATGTATCCGGATGCTGTTGTTGGTTCATTGCCGGAAGGATTGCCAGGAAAAGATCAGGCCGATGAAGCGTTGCAAATAGCCGGCGAAATAGTTGGCTTTACAAAGAAACGTTTGGGAGCATCATAATAATGAAAAAAATAACCGGATTTGCAATTATTTCTTTATTTTTAGCCAATTGTCTGGTTGGTCTTGCCTTTGCGCAGGTGGCAACGCCTGCCGCGCAACTCAAGTTCATGACCCCCGGTTATTGGGTGGTCGGTAATTGCCCTGACACCAAGACCGGTGCGGGGGGAGATGTTTTGGCCGATGGCCGGGTCGTTTACTTCTTTGAGAACGAAACCGAGCTGGCTAACGGAAATTATGTCACCACCACCATTTTTGGCACCAAGTTCATGGTCAACGCCATGTCGATCTGGCCGGCGGTTTTAACGGTTGGCAAGACATATAAGGTCGCGACCGAAAAAGGGACCGATAATTATGGCGCTAATCCGACCGATGTGGCAATTTCCGGCAGTGGGTGGGATCAGGTAGACCTAACATTGATTTTAGGCGGCGGGATAAACGCCCCAACCGGTGGAGCTGAAATGGGGATGAAGATCTGGTTCGGCAATCGGCTCTACCAGCCGGCTCTGGTCGCCAAAGGTGATCCGTTCGTCGTCTCTCCCAATCCGACGATCAAAGTTGACCTGTCGGTCAGCGAGCCGCATACCCTTTCCGATAATGTCAGCGATTACCAGATAATTTTGGACCCGCAGTCAACCAGCCCCAAGACCTTCCAGATGGAAGCGTCATCGGTGACCAGCAAGACTTTGGCCTCGGCAACCGAATCGATCCGCGCCTTGAGCCTGAAATATACGGTCGCCGAACCGCTGACCGACGGCGTTCACACTTTCGCCGTCTCGGCCAAGACCGCCGCTTCCGGCGGCCTCCAGGCTACTATGACCAGCTATTCCACTGTTGAAGTTATGGGGGGGCCTCTCCGACTGGTCGGCACGCCGCTGACCTACCCAAGCCCATACAGTATCCCGCGGCATAAAACGGTTACCATCCAATACGGCTTGTCTGCCGATGCCAATATCGAGATCTATATTATTGGGGTAGACGGGACCAGGATCAAGCATTTTGTTCTCCCCGCGGCAACAGAAGGGGGCTCGGCCGGCGTTAACAAAGTAACCTGGGACGGGACCACCGATCAGGGGTATAAGGCCGGTAACGCCATCTACGTCGGGACCATTGTCGCCAGGGACGAAGGGCGGCTCCTCGGCAAGTTTAAGCTGACGATCGTTAATTAATCACGAATTATCAACTCGAATGCGTTAATACGGGAACCAATGATTGTGTTATAATATCTTCATGTCACTCGAAAATATAGGCCAGAAAGCAAAAAATGCCTCGCGAAAATTAGCCGTTACCTCTGAAAATACCAAGAATTATGCCCTTGCCAAAATGGCCGAAGCGCTGGCAGCCAACGCAGAATATATTCTTAAAGCTAATTCTCTTGACCTTGAAGCTGGGGAAAAGAAAAACATATCAACTGCGCTGCTCGACCGGCTGGCCCTTGACGGGAAACGGATCAAAGCGATGGCCGATGGGTTAAACGTTGTCAAAGGGCTTCCTGACCCGGTAGGAGAGGTTATTGGCGAGTGGAAGCGTCCCAATGGGCTAAAGATCAAAAAAGTCCGCGTACCGCTCGGTGTAATTGGCATTATTTACGAAGCAAGGCCAAATGTGACCGTTGATTCCGCCGCCCTCTGCCTCAAAGCGGGGAACGCGGTAATATTGCGCGGCGGCTCTGACGCTATTCGGTCCAATCTAGAATTAGCCAGGATCATTGCCGAAGCGGCTTACTCGGCCGGGATCCCCGATGGGGCTGTCCAGCTGATCGAAGATACCGAACGCTCGTCAGCGGAAGAGCTGATGCGGGCCAGAGAATATGTTGATGTCCTGATCCCGCGCGGCGGCAAGAACCTGATCCAAACCGTCGTGCAAAAGTCGACCGTTCCGGTGATCGAGACCGGCGAAGGGAACTGCCATGCTTACGTAGAAAAAACAGCCGACCTGAAAATAGCCGTTGAAATAGTCAATAACGCCAAGGTCTCCCGTCCGTCGGTCTGCAACGCGATCGAAACCCTGCTGGTCGACGAAGCGGTCGCCGGTAAATTCCTCCCTATGATCAAAGAGAAGCTTGATGCCGCTTATGTTGAATTGCGCGGCTGTGACAAAACCAGGCAGATCATTTCGGGGATCAAGGCGGCGACCGAAGAAGATTGGGGGACCGAATATTTGGGGTTGGTCCTGGCGGTCAAAGTGGTGGCAGGGGTTGAAGAAGCGATCGCTCATATTAACAAATATGGGACGAAACACTCTGAAACAGTTATTAGTAAGGATAAAGAAGCGTTGCGCAAGTTTTCTGCCGAAGTCGACGCGGCGGCGGTCTACGCCAACGCTTCGACCCGGTTTACCGATGGCTTTGAATTTGGTTTTGGGGCCGAGATCGGGATCTCGACCCAAAAACTCCACGCCCGCGGCCCCATGGGACTCCGGGAGCTGACCTCGTATAAGTATGTGATCGAAGGGAACGGACAGATCAGGGCCTGATGGAAAAAATAAAACGGATCGGTATTATGGGCGGGACTTTTAATCCGATCCACCGCGGACATCTTGCTCTGGCGGCGGCAGC contains:
- a CDS encoding carboxypeptidase-like regulatory domain-containing protein; its protein translation is MIKKLIITMIAIAALTGVAIAADPQAPTMPFYWVTGKVLNPGQLNGRPVILYAKDYSDTKVISVIPDGSGNFTINTYELYFYHKNDNWVEIGGKPAFIVGVKRQNPDDYGTAEAATAIWDNGYLTIDLNLVVGGGPLEGASQIAGVVTAEANGDPIAGALLSEDSNGKSTVSGADGAYLFPGDFAAGSTVGVACSAVSYDSANKNTSPLVANQVTWVNFALAGGGIVDTGLIQGTDIIRVTDDKDSNIKITWGYKSGSGIVAADIWWLQGTYKEMSSNTNDWQPAPSGQNLSDGVTGWQAGNAVKVMDGNNAYYRIVPAGTVQAEILNPLNNSRTLGKVDLPLYKGTTLKFTRFSMPLIPKSIEWKNIIGDQLQANATPADADQILQWHGTGWNSLYYKSAVDGYVLLSGASYKFSFGEGYSLRVPGRAGQVPSFITIVGDVKQDQFSIASNFKNLAITKYTIFAHPFPKTYTLDNAGFASSGAVANDTPANADQINLWNGTGWVTMYLSTTGWQQLGLTSFQFVPTIGYTYRKGDSNTSSGFNWTLSPVY
- a CDS encoding glutamate-5-semialdehyde dehydrogenase, which produces MSLENIGQKAKNASRKLAVTSENTKNYALAKMAEALAANAEYILKANSLDLEAGEKKNISTALLDRLALDGKRIKAMADGLNVVKGLPDPVGEVIGEWKRPNGLKIKKVRVPLGVIGIIYEARPNVTVDSAALCLKAGNAVILRGGSDAIRSNLELARIIAEAAYSAGIPDGAVQLIEDTERSSAEELMRAREYVDVLIPRGGKNLIQTVVQKSTVPVIETGEGNCHAYVEKTADLKIAVEIVNNAKVSRPSVCNAIETLLVDEAVAGKFLPMIKEKLDAAYVELRGCDKTRQIISGIKAATEEDWGTEYLGLVLAVKVVAGVEEAIAHINKYGTKHSETVISKDKEALRKFSAEVDAAAVYANASTRFTDGFEFGFGAEIGISTQKLHARGPMGLRELTSYKYVIEGNGQIRA
- a CDS encoding nucleotidyltransferase domain-containing protein encodes the protein MEKELNSFVDKAKQKYQPKKIVLFGSMAGGKVNEKSDIDVLMIAESKSGFWERMKEVSGISSRLVGMDILFYTPGEYIKLINNRTFIRNEIEEKGKIIYESKSA